A region of Methanocorpusculum labreanum Z DNA encodes the following proteins:
- a CDS encoding hydrogenase maturation nickel metallochaperone HypA/HybF: MHESGIAYDVYVTSKRAAEENHAKLVKTIYVDVGSMAMVNPEQVEFMFRTFITDDPIFAETKLVFNTILPIAECACGYKGPEIFVCPNCGKLPHMVQGREIVVKNLEIETGESA, from the coding sequence ATGCATGAATCCGGCATTGCCTATGACGTTTATGTGACCTCAAAGCGGGCAGCAGAAGAGAATCACGCAAAACTGGTGAAGACCATTTATGTGGATGTCGGATCCATGGCGATGGTAAACCCGGAACAGGTGGAGTTCATGTTCCGGACTTTTATCACCGACGATCCGATTTTTGCAGAGACAAAACTCGTTTTTAACACCATTCTCCCGATAGCCGAGTGTGCCTGCGGATACAAGGGGCCTGAGATTTTTGTATGTCCCAACTGCGGGAAACTGCCCCATATGGTCCAGGGAAGAGAGATCGTCGTCAAGAATCTGGAGATCGAAACAGGTGAATCAGCATGA
- the cca gene encoding CCA tRNA nucleotidyltransferase, which translates to MRDPIEEEVLQNIRPTEEERHEVFEMGQKLIEAVREIAGVPAMMTGSVARGTWVRGDKDIDIFMLFPPTLSREELQEKGLAAAYGVVAKFNGSSEEKYAEHPYLNAVIEGFDVDLVPCYHVESTAEMKCAVDRTPFHTRYLLDRIDGLQDDVLLMKQFSKGGGVYGSDHMTGGFSGYLCELLVLAYGGFNALLQAAAKFRFGEVIDIEGFYPDKKTIRKLFSEPLIVIDPTDKTRNVAAALTPTRFSEFMELARDYCARPDSCYFIPDSPTSISKEEFAETLEMRGTTTLALSFKTPAYVPDTVVPQLRKTMESIKNQLTAEDFHVHRAEVAMGADHCLILFELLVADLPTITLRNGPPVWVHDNADKFVDKYLRENPFAGPWIEEDRYYTEVERKYRHASDLLADKQMILSGSIGKHVRISMEEEYTILKNEDIWSPEFTFFLSAYFAKSSHAVRKLRVLEHQ; encoded by the coding sequence ATGAGAGATCCAATTGAGGAGGAAGTATTACAAAATATCCGGCCCACGGAAGAAGAGCGGCACGAAGTTTTTGAGATGGGACAAAAACTCATCGAAGCGGTGAGAGAAATCGCCGGTGTTCCGGCCATGATGACGGGATCCGTGGCCCGAGGAACATGGGTAAGGGGCGACAAAGACATAGATATTTTCATGCTGTTTCCCCCGACACTGTCAAGGGAAGAACTTCAGGAAAAAGGACTTGCCGCAGCATACGGCGTCGTGGCTAAATTCAACGGATCGTCAGAAGAAAAATACGCAGAACATCCCTACCTGAATGCCGTCATCGAAGGTTTCGACGTGGACCTGGTCCCCTGCTATCACGTAGAATCCACCGCCGAGATGAAATGTGCCGTTGACCGGACCCCTTTCCATACGCGATATCTGCTTGATCGAATAGACGGACTTCAGGACGACGTGCTCCTTATGAAACAGTTTTCAAAAGGAGGCGGCGTATACGGATCGGATCATATGACCGGAGGATTCTCCGGATATCTCTGCGAACTACTCGTCCTCGCATATGGAGGATTCAACGCGCTGCTTCAGGCAGCTGCAAAATTCCGTTTCGGAGAGGTCATCGATATCGAGGGATTCTATCCCGACAAAAAAACGATTCGAAAGCTCTTCTCCGAACCGTTAATCGTCATAGACCCAACCGATAAAACCAGAAACGTAGCGGCAGCATTGACCCCCACACGGTTCTCTGAATTCATGGAACTTGCCAGAGACTACTGCGCGAGACCCGATTCCTGCTACTTCATTCCTGATTCCCCAACCTCGATTTCAAAGGAGGAGTTCGCAGAAACACTTGAGATGAGGGGGACAACAACGCTGGCATTATCATTCAAAACACCCGCATATGTTCCCGACACCGTCGTTCCTCAGTTAAGAAAAACGATGGAGTCCATCAAAAATCAGCTTACAGCCGAAGACTTCCACGTTCATCGGGCGGAAGTGGCGATGGGGGCAGACCACTGTCTTATCCTCTTCGAACTGCTGGTCGCCGACCTGCCGACGATAACGCTGAGAAACGGACCGCCTGTTTGGGTTCACGACAACGCAGACAAATTCGTGGACAAGTACCTTCGAGAAAATCCCTTTGCGGGACCGTGGATCGAGGAAGACCGTTATTATACCGAGGTGGAACGCAAATACAGGCATGCATCCGATCTTCTGGCTGATAAGCAGATGATCCTCTCCGGATCGATTGGAAAACATGTCAGGATCTCGATGGAGGAAGAATACACTATACTTAAAAACGAAGATATATGGTCACCTGAATTCACCTTCTTCCTGTCGGCATACTTTGCAAAAAGCTCTCATGCGGTCAGAAAACTCCGGGTACTTGAACACCAATGA
- a CDS encoding HypC/HybG/HupF family hydrogenase formation chaperone — protein MCIAVPAEILEIRDGNIALVDYGELQQEVRIDLVDVKVGEFVLVHVGFAIQRLSREEGLETRELFKEVYKAMEEADHA, from the coding sequence ATGTGTATTGCAGTTCCCGCTGAAATTCTTGAGATACGCGATGGAAATATCGCACTTGTTGATTACGGCGAACTCCAGCAGGAGGTCCGCATCGATTTGGTTGACGTAAAAGTCGGCGAGTTCGTTCTTGTACATGTAGGTTTTGCCATTCAGCGGCTTTCGCGTGAGGAAGGGTTGGAAACGCGGGAACTGTTTAAAGAAGTCTACAAAGCGATGGAAGAAGCGGACCATGCATGA
- the larE gene encoding ATP-dependent sacrificial sulfur transferase LarE — translation MTLSEILREHSPALVALSGGTDSMTLLAAFVKEGGPVSAATIRSEFTPPDEVTRAEHFARRLGVNWTVIDVSVLSKENLRFNPQDRCYICKKLIMKKMLEAADGKTVCDGTHADDAAEERPGRKALKELGIVSPFALAGIGKKEIYALAKELGVPVIPSSSCLATRIPFGEKITEDDLKKIADSESFLRKKGIRGMLRVRLSSGHAVIETEKNEMANAELYADDLKAFGFSTISVSEYKTGGSQTWNKIEQ, via the coding sequence ATGACATTATCTGAGATCCTAAGAGAACATTCACCGGCTTTAGTAGCTCTCTCCGGCGGGACCGACAGTATGACCCTTCTCGCGGCATTCGTCAAAGAGGGGGGACCAGTCTCTGCAGCCACCATAAGATCAGAGTTCACTCCTCCAGATGAAGTCACAAGAGCGGAGCATTTCGCCCGCAGACTTGGGGTAAACTGGACGGTTATCGATGTATCTGTTTTATCCAAAGAGAACCTGCGATTCAATCCGCAGGACAGGTGCTATATCTGCAAAAAACTCATCATGAAAAAAATGCTCGAAGCTGCCGACGGAAAAACCGTCTGTGACGGGACCCATGCAGATGATGCAGCAGAGGAACGGCCCGGAAGAAAAGCCCTCAAAGAACTTGGAATCGTCAGCCCGTTTGCATTGGCAGGAATCGGAAAAAAAGAGATATACGCACTCGCGAAGGAGCTTGGTGTGCCGGTAATTCCCTCATCATCGTGTCTTGCCACACGGATCCCGTTCGGCGAAAAAATCACAGAAGACGACCTGAAAAAGATCGCAGACTCTGAGTCTTTCCTGCGAAAGAAAGGAATTAGAGGGATGCTTCGGGTACGTCTTTCATCCGGGCATGCCGTCATCGAAACCGAAAAAAATGAGATGGCCAATGCAGAATTATATGCAGATGATCTGAAGGCCTTCGGGTTTTCCACAATATCGGTCTCAGAATACAAAACAGGAGGTTCACAGACATGGAACAAAATAGAGCAGTAA
- the thpR gene encoding RNA 2',3'-cyclic phosphodiesterase yields the protein MVRVFIAVEPAKEIRERLEVAGMSLRGSTARLTLPTADQMHITLKFLGEIPEVKIPKIAGALEKVRGAPFQLQAARVSTFGRRVIKAEVTDQSCCADIAKQIDGLLLPLGFPKEARPFSPHITLARIKEYAPDLQEKTDALCDAEFGTCMIEEILLKQSTLTPRGSIYTTLARVKL from the coding sequence ATGGTTCGGGTATTCATAGCAGTTGAACCTGCAAAGGAGATAAGAGAGAGGCTGGAGGTGGCCGGGATGTCGCTTCGCGGGTCAACGGCACGACTGACGCTACCGACAGCTGATCAAATGCATATAACCCTGAAGTTTCTTGGAGAGATCCCGGAGGTGAAAATCCCGAAAATTGCGGGAGCTCTGGAAAAAGTGAGGGGCGCCCCGTTCCAGCTACAGGCAGCACGGGTCAGTACATTTGGGCGGCGGGTCATCAAAGCCGAAGTAACCGATCAGAGCTGCTGTGCGGATATTGCAAAACAAATCGACGGGCTTTTGCTCCCGCTTGGATTTCCCAAAGAAGCACGCCCGTTCTCCCCCCACATCACCCTTGCCCGGATCAAAGAGTATGCACCGGATCTCCAGGAAAAAACGGATGCACTTTGCGACGCCGAATTTGGTACATGTATGATCGAAGAAATCCTCCTAAAACAGAGCACATTAACCCCACGGGGATCCATATATACAACACTTGCCCGGGTGAAGTTATGA
- the thiI gene encoding tRNA uracil 4-sulfurtransferase ThiI has protein sequence MEQNRAVMVRIGELWLKSEPVKKQFMLALTRNIKAALDTQEIPYMLEEYRGRLLIFGDAARIAPVVARIFGIVDVSICETTTNRPEDMAKTALTFSEKKLKSGMRFAVRARRQHVSGFTSQQLAGMIADAIWEKIPDFVVDLDDPEYEIFVEAREYGGIVYDERIPGQGGLPLGTAGRAVALLSAGIDSPVAAWLMMRRGVVISGVFMDGGRWAGSATRDLAMDNVRILSTWCPGRGLPLWIVNLEPFFDAMMTACDRHYTCLFCKRFMMRVAEEVAKENKMEGIVSGENLGQVASQTLQNMGVITESVKLPVLRPLLTYDKEEIVAISRRIGTYHESPGDTGCLAVPKKPATRSAQDLIDTEENKLEMNELVRQAVESAELWIAKDGEIFQKILTERTIDSSV, from the coding sequence ATGGAACAAAATAGAGCAGTAATGGTCAGGATCGGGGAGCTTTGGCTCAAAAGCGAGCCGGTCAAAAAACAGTTCATGCTTGCGCTAACGCGAAATATCAAAGCAGCTCTGGATACGCAGGAAATCCCATACATGTTAGAGGAATACCGGGGAAGACTGCTGATCTTCGGCGATGCCGCAAGAATCGCCCCGGTCGTAGCGAGGATATTTGGAATCGTTGACGTCAGTATCTGCGAAACGACCACAAACCGTCCCGAAGACATGGCAAAAACCGCCCTGACGTTTTCTGAGAAAAAACTCAAATCCGGTATGCGTTTTGCGGTCAGAGCGCGACGCCAGCATGTGAGCGGATTCACCAGTCAGCAGCTTGCCGGCATGATCGCCGATGCCATTTGGGAGAAGATCCCGGATTTCGTTGTCGATCTCGATGACCCGGAGTATGAAATATTCGTCGAGGCACGGGAATACGGTGGAATCGTATATGATGAGAGAATTCCAGGACAAGGCGGACTTCCCCTTGGAACAGCAGGCCGGGCAGTAGCGCTTCTTTCCGCAGGCATCGATTCGCCCGTTGCCGCATGGCTGATGATGAGGAGAGGCGTAGTCATCTCCGGTGTATTTATGGATGGGGGAAGATGGGCGGGATCTGCCACGCGTGACTTGGCAATGGATAATGTCAGAATTCTCTCCACCTGGTGTCCCGGAAGGGGTCTGCCGCTTTGGATCGTGAATCTCGAGCCGTTCTTCGATGCGATGATGACTGCATGTGACCGACATTACACCTGCCTATTCTGTAAGAGATTCATGATGCGGGTGGCTGAAGAGGTGGCGAAAGAGAATAAAATGGAGGGGATCGTCTCCGGAGAAAATCTCGGGCAGGTGGCATCACAAACTTTGCAGAATATGGGCGTCATCACCGAATCGGTGAAGCTTCCAGTTTTGCGCCCTCTCCTGACCTATGATAAAGAGGAGATCGTAGCGATCTCACGAAGAATCGGCACCTATCACGAAAGCCCAGGCGACACGGGGTGCCTCGCGGTCCCCAAAAAACCGGCAACCCGCTCCGCACAGGATCTGATCGACACTGAAGAAAACAAGCTCGAGATGAATGAGCTCGTTCGGCAGGCCGTTGAATCAGCAGAGCTTTGGATCGCCAAAGACGGAGAGATCTTCCAAAAAATACTCACTGAGAGAACGATCGATTCTTCCGTTTAA